A part of Citrifermentans bremense genomic DNA contains:
- a CDS encoding class 1 fructose-bisphosphatase: MPNAPGTSKFQIDLRRHLRAQNICDNLVHLMCEIAEASKYVINAVRTGDLGVAGTSNLYGEEQLALDVLSDRIMRKRLIHSGVVCNIASEEMDEIYQCQASADGLYSVAYDPLDGSSLVDVNLAVGTIVSIYAGCDLLQPGRNQVAAMYILYGPRVSLVYTVGDGVHEFTMNNLMEFTLTRENIKMAPEGNIYAPGGLRNKYNAGDEKFIRHLEAKGCKLRYSGGFVPDINQVLMKGKGLFMYPALSGSPNGKLRILFELNPMAFIIEHAGGAASNGSIPILDIVPESLDQRAPIYIGCKEDVKTATSFVNGGKQDVNMAGSFVNG; the protein is encoded by the coding sequence ATGCCTAATGCACCGGGAACGTCCAAATTCCAAATAGATCTGCGCCGCCATCTGCGCGCCCAAAACATTTGCGACAACCTCGTCCACCTCATGTGCGAGATTGCCGAGGCCAGCAAGTACGTCATCAACGCAGTGCGCACCGGTGACCTCGGTGTCGCCGGTACCTCCAACCTGTACGGCGAAGAGCAGCTCGCGCTCGACGTCCTCTCCGACCGCATCATGCGCAAACGCCTGATCCACTCCGGCGTGGTCTGCAATATCGCCTCGGAAGAGATGGACGAGATCTACCAGTGCCAGGCGAGCGCCGACGGCCTGTATTCCGTGGCCTATGATCCCCTCGACGGCTCGTCGCTGGTGGACGTGAACCTCGCCGTAGGGACCATCGTCTCCATCTACGCCGGCTGCGACCTCTTGCAGCCCGGCCGCAACCAGGTCGCCGCCATGTACATCCTCTACGGGCCGAGGGTCTCGCTGGTCTACACCGTTGGAGACGGGGTGCATGAGTTCACCATGAACAACCTGATGGAGTTCACCCTGACCCGCGAGAACATCAAGATGGCTCCGGAGGGGAACATCTACGCCCCCGGCGGGCTCCGGAACAAGTACAACGCCGGCGACGAGAAGTTCATCCGCCACCTGGAGGCGAAAGGGTGCAAGCTCCGCTACTCCGGCGGCTTCGTTCCCGACATAAACCAGGTCCTGATGAAGGGGAAGGGGCTCTTCATGTACCCGGCGCTGAGCGGCTCCCCCAACGGCAAGCTGCGCATCCTTTTCGAACTTAACCCCATGGCTTTCATCATCGAGCATGCCGGCGGCGCGGCCAGCAACGGCAGCATCCCCATCCTCGACATCGTGCCGGAATCGCTCGACCAGAGGGCTCCGATCTACATCGGCTGCAAAGAGGACGTGAAGACCGCGACCTCGTTTGTCAACGGCGGCAAGCAAGACGTCAACATGGCAGGTTCGTTTGTAAACGGGTAA
- the pruA gene encoding L-glutamate gamma-semialdehyde dehydrogenase — protein MNNSELNNRVVARGKEFFSTISGEKPSLFNKGAWMGKVMDWSMKNETFKIQMFRFVDVFPSLTTGKLLTDHIREYFGEEKDMPPVLSTGAKVAGMLGSFGGAVLNKFLTTNIQEMARQFIVGENTKEAIKNMERLRKDGFAFVVDVLGEATLSEKEADIYMNTYLELLDSLKKEYKDWKPLPGRGGDGSLDWGHAPKVNVAVKPTALFCLANPQDFEGSVVAILERVRKIAVKVMDLNGFLCIDMESYRHKDIIIEVYKRLKLEYPAYPHFGLVLQAYLVDTDKDLPELLSWAREKKVQISIRLVKGAYWDYETVKAKQNDWKIPVWTIKAESDAAYERQARMILENSDICHFACASHNIRTISAVMEMAKGLNVPDERYEFQVLYGMAEPVRKGILKVAGRIRLYCPYGDMVPGMGYLVRRLLENTANESFLRQSFAEDAQIERLLEDPALTAERERAVRAAKQKAEVKGPGNLTPFNNEAMVDFTRADHRAAFPNTIAEVRKQLGKTYPLFINGKEVKTGDTIPSVNPNKPSETVGIVCQAGTKEVGDAIAAAKGAFPAWRDTDIKVRAEYLVKAAAVARRRIFELSAWQVLEIGKQWDQAYADVCEAIDFLEYYAREMITLGSPKRIGHAPGELNHYFYEPKGVAAVISPWNFPLAISMGMVSAAIVAGNCVVFKPSGLTSVIGYHIVELFREVGLPDGVFNYTPGRGSVMGDYLVDSPDISLIAFTGSMEVGLRIIERAAKVYPGQENVKKIVCEMGGKNAIIIDDDADLDEAVPHVLYSAFGFQGQKCSACSRVIVLDAVYDKFVERLVSMAQATLVGPSEDPAHYMGAVADDKAMKTIKEYAEIGKKEGHVLYESKVPSDGGYYVPMTIIGGIKPEHRIAQEEIFGPVLAVMRAKDFDQAIAWANSTKFALTGGVFSRSPEHLAQARKEFRVGNLYLNRNNTGALVGRQPFGGSKMSGVGTKAGGHDYLLHFMDPRVVTENTMRRGFAPVEEDDDWVA, from the coding sequence ATGAACAACAGCGAACTGAACAATCGAGTCGTGGCAAGGGGCAAGGAGTTCTTCTCCACTATTTCCGGCGAAAAACCGTCCCTCTTTAATAAGGGCGCCTGGATGGGCAAGGTCATGGATTGGAGCATGAAGAACGAGACCTTCAAGATCCAGATGTTCCGCTTCGTCGACGTCTTCCCGTCTCTCACCACCGGGAAGCTGCTGACGGACCACATCCGCGAATACTTCGGCGAAGAGAAGGACATGCCTCCGGTCCTCTCCACCGGCGCCAAGGTGGCCGGCATGCTCGGCTCCTTCGGCGGGGCCGTTCTCAACAAGTTCCTCACCACGAACATCCAGGAGATGGCCCGCCAGTTCATAGTGGGGGAGAACACCAAGGAAGCGATCAAGAACATGGAGCGCCTGAGAAAGGACGGCTTCGCGTTCGTGGTCGACGTCCTTGGCGAGGCGACGCTTTCCGAGAAGGAAGCTGACATCTACATGAACACCTACCTGGAGCTTCTGGACTCGCTCAAGAAGGAGTACAAGGACTGGAAACCGCTGCCGGGCAGGGGAGGGGACGGAAGCCTCGACTGGGGCCACGCTCCCAAGGTGAACGTCGCGGTCAAGCCGACGGCGCTTTTCTGCCTGGCCAATCCGCAGGACTTCGAGGGTTCCGTCGTCGCCATCCTGGAGCGCGTGCGCAAGATCGCGGTGAAGGTCATGGATCTGAACGGCTTCCTCTGCATCGACATGGAGTCCTACCGCCACAAGGACATCATCATCGAGGTCTACAAGAGGCTGAAGCTCGAATACCCGGCTTACCCGCACTTCGGCCTCGTGCTCCAGGCGTACCTCGTGGACACCGACAAGGACCTCCCGGAACTTCTCTCCTGGGCCCGCGAGAAAAAAGTCCAGATCTCCATCCGCCTGGTCAAGGGGGCGTACTGGGACTACGAGACCGTAAAGGCGAAACAGAACGACTGGAAGATTCCGGTCTGGACCATCAAGGCCGAGTCGGATGCGGCCTACGAGCGCCAGGCCCGAATGATCCTGGAAAACTCCGACATCTGCCACTTCGCCTGCGCCTCGCACAACATCAGGACCATCTCCGCGGTGATGGAGATGGCAAAAGGGCTGAACGTGCCGGACGAGCGTTACGAGTTCCAGGTGCTCTACGGGATGGCGGAGCCGGTCCGCAAAGGGATCCTGAAGGTTGCCGGCCGCATCCGCCTCTACTGCCCGTATGGGGACATGGTCCCCGGGATGGGGTATCTGGTCCGGCGCCTTTTGGAGAACACGGCGAACGAGTCCTTCCTGCGTCAGAGCTTCGCCGAGGACGCGCAGATCGAGCGGCTCCTCGAAGACCCTGCACTGACCGCCGAGCGCGAGCGTGCAGTACGCGCCGCTAAGCAAAAAGCCGAAGTTAAGGGGCCCGGTAACCTTACGCCCTTCAACAACGAGGCGATGGTCGACTTCACCAGGGCAGACCACCGCGCCGCCTTCCCGAACACCATCGCGGAGGTGAGGAAGCAACTGGGCAAGACCTACCCCCTCTTCATCAACGGCAAGGAAGTGAAGACCGGCGACACCATTCCGTCGGTGAATCCCAACAAACCGTCTGAGACCGTGGGCATCGTTTGCCAGGCGGGTACTAAGGAAGTCGGCGACGCTATTGCCGCAGCCAAAGGCGCGTTCCCGGCATGGCGCGACACGGACATCAAGGTTCGCGCCGAGTACCTCGTGAAGGCCGCTGCGGTCGCGCGCCGCAGGATCTTCGAGCTCTCCGCATGGCAGGTGCTGGAGATCGGCAAGCAGTGGGACCAGGCTTACGCCGACGTCTGCGAGGCGATCGACTTCCTCGAGTACTACGCCCGCGAGATGATCACCCTGGGGAGCCCGAAGCGCATCGGACATGCGCCCGGCGAGCTGAACCATTACTTCTACGAGCCCAAAGGGGTGGCGGCTGTCATCTCCCCGTGGAACTTCCCGCTGGCGATCAGCATGGGGATGGTGTCGGCGGCGATCGTTGCCGGCAACTGCGTGGTGTTCAAGCCTTCCGGCCTCACCTCGGTCATCGGCTACCACATCGTGGAACTCTTCCGCGAAGTCGGCCTTCCCGACGGCGTCTTCAACTACACCCCCGGCCGCGGTTCGGTCATGGGAGATTACCTGGTCGACAGCCCGGACATTAGCCTCATCGCCTTCACCGGATCGATGGAGGTCGGCCTGCGCATCATCGAGCGCGCCGCCAAGGTGTACCCGGGACAGGAGAACGTGAAGAAGATTGTCTGCGAGATGGGCGGCAAGAACGCCATCATCATCGACGACGACGCAGACCTGGACGAGGCTGTCCCGCACGTACTCTACTCGGCCTTCGGCTTCCAGGGGCAGAAGTGCTCTGCATGCTCCCGCGTCATAGTCCTTGACGCCGTCTACGACAAGTTCGTGGAGCGTCTGGTCTCCATGGCGCAGGCGACCCTGGTCGGTCCCTCCGAGGACCCGGCCCACTATATGGGCGCCGTAGCCGACGACAAGGCGATGAAGACTATCAAGGAATACGCCGAGATAGGGAAGAAGGAGGGGCACGTGCTTTACGAGAGCAAGGTCCCGAGCGACGGCGGTTACTACGTCCCGATGACCATCATCGGCGGCATCAAGCCTGAGCACCGGATCGCGCAGGAAGAGATCTTCGGACCGGTCCTTGCGGTGATGCGCGCCAAGGACTTCGACCAGGCCATCGCCTGGGCCAACTCCACCAAGTTCGCGCTGACCGGCGGCGTCTTCTCCAGAAGCCCCGAGCATCTGGCCCAGGCCCGCAAGGAGTTCCGGGTGGGGAACCTTTACCTCAACCGCAACAACACCGGCGCACTCGTCGGCCGCCAGCCCTTCGGCGGCTCCAAGATGTCCGGCGTCGGGACCAAGGCCGGCGGGCACGACTACCTGCTGCACTTCATGGACCCGAGGGTGGTCACCGAGAACACCATGCGCCGCGGCTTTGCCCCGGTCGAGGAGGACGACGACTGGGTCGCATAA
- a CDS encoding sigma-54 interaction domain-containing protein, producing the protein MTEPVTENLSTLDLEEMARQMRAFQDLTRELDAIIDSSSDGLWICDAGARVIRINPASERINNIKASEVVGKNMRELLEEGFIDRSAALEAITTKKVVSQLQNREGRKLISTGTPVLDANGEVIRVVVSERDITEIDNLQRELEEQEALRDQFRNHMLELQQADVASKSVVARSPLMVNALKQALKVSAVNSTVLILGESGVGKGLIAELIHKNSTRADKPLIEINCGAIPESLIESELFGYEKGAFTGAQATGKPGYLELADGGILFLDEIAELPQSAQVKLLRFLENGKVIRLGGTKARHLDVRILAATHRNLDEMVRQGSFRLDLYYRLNVIPISVPALRERRDCILPLVRHYLDVFGARDSIRKRLTRAASDALLAYDYPGNVRQLMNICERLVVMAETDLIDVKDLPAEISAGEGRSTAVAGVWLEDTPLQETLDQLEKAVLEKALAKHRNQSRMAEVLGVNQSTIARKLRKYGLKGN; encoded by the coding sequence ATGACTGAACCGGTTACGGAAAATCTCTCCACGCTCGACCTCGAGGAGATGGCGCGCCAGATGCGGGCCTTCCAGGATCTGACCCGCGAGCTGGACGCGATCATCGATTCGTCTTCCGACGGGCTCTGGATCTGCGACGCCGGGGCCCGCGTCATCCGCATCAACCCTGCCTCGGAACGGATCAACAACATCAAGGCTTCTGAGGTCGTCGGCAAGAACATGCGGGAACTCCTGGAAGAGGGGTTCATAGACCGCTCTGCGGCGCTGGAGGCGATCACCACCAAGAAGGTGGTAAGCCAGCTTCAAAACAGGGAAGGGCGCAAGCTGATCTCGACGGGGACGCCGGTCCTGGACGCAAACGGCGAGGTGATCCGGGTCGTGGTGAGCGAGCGGGACATCACGGAAATCGACAACTTGCAGCGGGAGCTGGAGGAGCAGGAGGCTCTGCGGGACCAGTTCCGCAACCACATGCTGGAACTTCAGCAGGCGGATGTCGCTTCCAAGAGCGTCGTTGCCCGCAGCCCGCTGATGGTGAACGCCCTGAAACAGGCGCTCAAGGTGAGCGCGGTGAACTCTACGGTGCTCATCCTCGGGGAGTCCGGCGTCGGCAAGGGGCTTATCGCAGAGTTGATCCACAAGAATTCCACCAGGGCGGACAAGCCGCTTATCGAGATAAACTGCGGCGCCATACCGGAGTCGCTGATTGAGTCCGAACTTTTCGGCTACGAGAAGGGGGCCTTCACCGGCGCGCAGGCGACCGGCAAGCCGGGCTATCTGGAACTTGCCGACGGCGGCATCCTGTTCCTGGATGAGATAGCGGAACTGCCGCAGTCCGCGCAGGTGAAGCTCCTTCGCTTCCTGGAAAACGGGAAGGTGATTCGTCTGGGGGGGACCAAGGCGCGGCATCTCGACGTGCGTATCCTCGCGGCCACGCACCGAAATCTCGACGAGATGGTGCGGCAGGGGAGCTTCAGGCTGGACCTGTATTACCGGCTCAACGTGATACCGATCAGCGTCCCTGCTTTGCGTGAGCGGCGTGACTGCATTCTGCCGCTGGTAAGGCACTACTTGGATGTATTCGGCGCCCGGGACTCAATCCGCAAGCGTCTGACCCGTGCCGCCTCCGATGCGCTACTTGCCTATGACTACCCGGGAAACGTGCGCCAGTTGATGAACATCTGCGAAAGGCTCGTGGTCATGGCCGAGACCGACCTGATCGACGTGAAGGACCTTCCTGCCGAGATCTCCGCGGGCGAAGGCCGCTCAACCGCAGTTGCCGGCGTCTGGCTGGAGGATACGCCGCTGCAGGAGACGCTGGACCAGCTCGAGAAGGCGGTCCTGGAAAAGGCGCTGGCCAAGCACCGCAACCAGAGTCGTATGGCTGAAGTGCTCGGGGTGAACCAGTCCACCATCGCCAGAAAGCTCAGGAAATACGGGCTGAAAGGCAATTGA
- the trpE gene encoding anthranilate synthase component I → MYYPDFASFQTLSTKGNLIPVYREILADLDTPVSAFKKIDDGRYGFLLESIEGGEKWGRYTFLGSSPAVVIRGKDNWVEIVEGGEVRRVESSDPLNYIRDYMARYQPVEVPGIPRFFGGAVGYLGYDAVRHFETLPDSNPSDINTYEANFIITDTILIFDSLSQKIKVVSNAHVDGGTSLKDAYDDAIAKIEGLIARLKTPLPASEKKPSNGKVEFSSNVKPEEFEAAVTRAKEYVRNGDIIQVVLSQRFSGNLTVEPFDIYRVLRTLNPSPYMFFLRLDETLVVGASPEVMVRKEGEMVELRPIAGTRPRGANPAADEELARDLLADPKERAEHVMLVDLGRNDLGRVCKTGSVKVTELMVIERYSHVMHIVSNVQGELSPGQDAFDVVRATFPAGTLSGAPKVRAMEIIDELEGVRREVYGGAVGYFSFSGNMDMAIAIRTLVIKDGKVHLQAGAGIVADSDPAAEYTETVNKAKAVVKAIEMAERGLD, encoded by the coding sequence ATGTACTATCCCGATTTCGCTTCGTTCCAGACCCTTTCCACCAAAGGCAACCTGATCCCGGTCTACAGGGAGATCCTGGCAGACCTGGATACGCCGGTCAGCGCGTTCAAGAAGATCGACGACGGCCGTTACGGCTTTCTCCTGGAGAGTATCGAGGGTGGCGAGAAGTGGGGGCGCTACACCTTTCTCGGCTCCTCGCCGGCGGTGGTGATCCGCGGCAAGGACAACTGGGTGGAAATCGTGGAGGGGGGCGAGGTGCGCCGCGTGGAGTCGTCGGATCCGCTCAACTACATCCGCGACTACATGGCACGCTACCAGCCGGTGGAGGTCCCGGGGATCCCGCGCTTTTTCGGCGGTGCCGTGGGGTACCTGGGGTACGACGCGGTCAGGCACTTCGAGACACTTCCGGACAGCAACCCCAGCGACATCAACACCTACGAAGCCAACTTCATCATCACCGACACCATCCTCATCTTCGACAGCCTGAGCCAGAAGATCAAGGTGGTGTCGAACGCGCACGTCGACGGCGGCACTTCGCTTAAGGACGCCTACGACGACGCCATAGCGAAAATCGAGGGACTGATCGCCCGCCTGAAGACGCCGCTTCCTGCAAGTGAGAAGAAGCCGTCGAACGGAAAGGTGGAGTTCAGCTCCAACGTGAAACCGGAGGAGTTCGAGGCTGCTGTAACCCGCGCCAAGGAATACGTCAGAAACGGGGACATCATCCAGGTCGTCCTCTCCCAGCGCTTCTCCGGCAACCTCACGGTGGAGCCGTTCGACATCTACCGCGTGCTCCGGACCCTGAACCCGTCGCCGTACATGTTCTTCCTGCGCCTGGACGAGACCCTGGTCGTCGGAGCCTCGCCCGAGGTGATGGTGCGCAAGGAAGGAGAGATGGTGGAACTCAGGCCGATCGCCGGCACCCGTCCCCGCGGCGCGAATCCCGCGGCCGACGAGGAACTGGCGCGTGACCTTTTGGCCGACCCCAAAGAGCGCGCCGAGCACGTCATGCTGGTGGACCTGGGAAGAAACGACCTGGGGCGTGTCTGCAAGACCGGGAGCGTCAAGGTCACCGAGCTCATGGTCATCGAGCGCTACTCCCACGTGATGCACATCGTCTCCAACGTGCAGGGCGAACTCTCTCCGGGGCAGGACGCCTTCGACGTGGTGCGCGCGACCTTCCCCGCGGGTACACTCTCCGGCGCTCCCAAGGTACGTGCGATGGAGATCATCGACGAGCTCGAAGGGGTGCGGCGCGAGGTCTACGGCGGCGCCGTCGGTTATTTCTCCTTCTCAGGCAACATGGATATGGCCATCGCCATCAGGACCCTGGTGATCAAGGACGGCAAGGTGCACCTGCAGGCAGGCGCCGGCATCGTCGCCGACTCCGACCCCGCGGCCGAGTACACGGAGACGGTCAACAAGGCAAAGGCCGTGGTTAAGGCCATAGAAATGGCCGAACGGGGGTTGGACTAG
- the htpG gene encoding molecular chaperone HtpG has product MTKTVKKFETEVQQLLDLVIHSLYSNKEIFLRELISNASDAIDKIKFESHSNMELLEGNSDWKIKLHADKEAGTLTITDNGIGMSMDEVAENIGTIAKSGTKSFVAALKEQNLADNPELIGQFGVGFYASFMVADKVVLTTRKAGGKEFGCRWESTGDGSYSIEECEKETRGTEIVLHLKDDMKEFLDEWKIRSIVKKYSDYVQYPVVMDVTRTEPVKDAEGKVIEGGGTIEKTTEETLNSMKAIWTRSKSEITEEEYEEFYKHISHDYDKPLSTIHYSAEGVSEFKAIVYIPSHKPYDLFLRDHKKGVHLYVKRVYITDNCEALLPDYLRFIKGVVDSSDLPLNVSREILQEDVQIKRIQKSLVGKILSTLADMKEKNFEDYLKFYAEFGPVLKEGIHFDHANKEKIQDLLLYESSKTEKGKYVSFKEYVERMPEGQKEIYFITGMSREAVENSPYMEALRKKDYEVLYMTDPVDEWVVQAIHEYQEKHLKAIDRGDLEIDTEEEKKEKEAKKEEAKKEYGSLMEFIQETLKEKVKEVRLSSRLTDSACCLVADEMGLNANMEKILKAMNQEVPEAKRILELNPDHQILQVMTAMYEKDKGDPKLKDYSELLFDQALLTEGSPIKDPLRFTKLVSELMVAGGK; this is encoded by the coding sequence ATGACCAAGACCGTCAAAAAGTTCGAGACCGAGGTTCAGCAGCTCCTGGACCTGGTGATCCACTCCCTCTATTCCAACAAGGAAATCTTCCTCCGGGAGCTGATCTCAAACGCATCTGACGCCATTGACAAGATAAAGTTCGAATCCCACTCCAACATGGAGCTCCTGGAGGGGAACTCCGACTGGAAGATCAAGCTCCACGCCGACAAGGAGGCGGGAACCCTCACCATCACCGACAACGGCATCGGCATGAGCATGGACGAGGTGGCCGAGAACATCGGCACCATCGCCAAATCCGGCACCAAGAGCTTCGTCGCAGCGCTCAAGGAGCAGAACCTGGCTGACAACCCGGAGCTGATCGGCCAGTTCGGCGTCGGCTTCTACGCCTCCTTCATGGTGGCAGACAAGGTCGTCCTCACCACCAGGAAGGCCGGCGGCAAGGAGTTCGGCTGCCGCTGGGAGTCTACCGGCGACGGGAGCTACAGCATCGAGGAATGCGAAAAGGAAACCCGCGGCACCGAGATCGTCCTGCACTTGAAAGACGACATGAAGGAGTTCCTCGACGAGTGGAAGATCCGCTCCATCGTGAAGAAGTACTCCGACTACGTCCAGTACCCGGTGGTCATGGACGTGACCCGCACCGAGCCGGTGAAGGACGCCGAAGGCAAGGTGATCGAGGGTGGCGGCACCATCGAGAAGACCACCGAGGAGACCCTCAACTCCATGAAGGCGATCTGGACCAGGTCCAAGAGCGAGATCACCGAGGAGGAGTACGAGGAGTTCTACAAGCACATCTCCCACGACTACGACAAGCCGCTTTCCACCATACACTACTCGGCGGAGGGGGTGAGCGAGTTCAAGGCGATCGTCTACATCCCTTCGCACAAGCCCTACGACCTGTTCCTGCGCGACCACAAGAAAGGCGTGCACCTCTACGTGAAGCGGGTCTACATCACCGACAACTGCGAGGCGCTGCTCCCCGACTACCTGCGCTTCATCAAAGGTGTTGTCGACTCCTCCGACCTGCCGCTCAACGTCTCCCGCGAGATCCTGCAGGAGGACGTGCAGATCAAGAGGATCCAGAAGTCCCTGGTCGGCAAGATCCTCTCCACCCTTGCGGATATGAAGGAGAAGAACTTCGAGGACTACCTGAAGTTCTACGCTGAATTCGGACCGGTGCTCAAGGAAGGGATCCACTTCGACCATGCCAACAAGGAGAAGATCCAGGACCTCCTTCTCTACGAGAGCTCCAAGACGGAGAAAGGTAAGTACGTCTCCTTCAAGGAGTACGTGGAGCGCATGCCCGAGGGGCAGAAGGAGATCTACTTCATCACCGGCATGTCCCGCGAGGCGGTTGAGAACTCACCCTACATGGAGGCGCTGCGCAAGAAGGATTACGAAGTCCTCTACATGACCGACCCGGTGGACGAGTGGGTGGTGCAGGCGATCCACGAGTACCAGGAGAAGCACCTGAAGGCGATCGACAGGGGGGACCTCGAGATCGACACCGAGGAGGAGAAGAAGGAGAAGGAAGCGAAGAAGGAGGAGGCGAAGAAGGAATACGGGAGCCTGATGGAGTTTATCCAGGAGACCCTCAAGGAGAAGGTGAAGGAAGTACGCCTCTCCTCCCGCCTGACCGACAGCGCCTGCTGCCTCGTGGCCGACGAGATGGGGTTGAACGCCAACATGGAGAAGATCCTCAAGGCGATGAACCAGGAGGTCCCGGAAGCCAAGAGGATCCTGGAACTGAACCCGGACCACCAGATCCTGCAGGTCATGACCGCGATGTACGAAAAGGACAAGGGAGATCCGAAGCTCAAGGACTACAGCGAGCTCCTCTTCGACCAGGCCCTCCTCACCGAGGGTTCTCCGATCAAGGACCCGCTCCGCTTCACCAAGCTGGTGAGCGAGCTGATGGTAGCCGGCGGGAAGTAA
- a CDS encoding hybrid sensor histidine kinase/response regulator, producing MSDFEKGFKTLFQNMELGAYLQSADGSMVDVNHAALTTLGMTREEFLASCGTQPRWRLTGESGDDLSPDQHPATIALRSAEEVHDFVVVIHQEGKPAPVWVNLNAIPVRDRGGAPDAVMVTLRDISQLRRLEQAAAVTTAEREREHKQLQLQHVQKLESLGVLAGGIAHDFNNILTSIMGNTELALMQLTPGAPACENLHRVERASHRAAALLKQMLFYLGKGPFSSEPIDLNLLLEEMAEMLQAAISKKATLRLESSRPLGLFSADPVQMRQVVMNLVLNASESLRNEVGKIKISTSQKHYQQEELAEFRGSEELAPGSYIRLSVSDTGYGMDKETRARFFERLFPDTGRGLGMAAVMGVVRGLRGGVRLQSDVGKGSTFTLLFPVDEDVPTAAPTTKPDGEPMGMGPVLLVDDEEEVCQLVGAMLERLGYEVITARDGHSALGLYLQRDDYAFVMLDLTMPVMDGEETYEQLRGIDPTVKVIITSGYSEKEVARRFEGKGVKGVLQKPFDMDALRKVIG from the coding sequence ATGAGCGATTTCGAGAAAGGGTTTAAGACGTTGTTCCAGAACATGGAACTGGGGGCGTACCTGCAAAGTGCTGACGGCTCCATGGTCGATGTCAATCACGCTGCCTTGACCACGCTTGGAATGACCAGGGAGGAGTTCCTCGCCAGTTGTGGCACCCAACCCCGCTGGCGCTTGACCGGTGAAAGCGGTGATGACCTTTCGCCGGACCAGCACCCGGCCACCATCGCGCTACGGAGCGCCGAAGAGGTCCACGATTTTGTCGTGGTGATACACCAGGAAGGTAAGCCTGCTCCTGTATGGGTCAACCTGAACGCGATACCGGTGCGGGATCGGGGAGGAGCCCCCGACGCCGTCATGGTCACACTGAGGGACATCTCGCAGCTCAGGCGCCTTGAGCAGGCTGCCGCCGTGACTACGGCCGAGCGGGAACGCGAGCACAAACAATTGCAGCTGCAGCACGTCCAGAAGCTGGAAAGCCTAGGTGTGCTCGCCGGCGGGATCGCTCACGATTTCAACAACATACTCACCTCAATCATGGGGAACACGGAGCTTGCGCTGATGCAGCTCACCCCCGGGGCCCCCGCCTGCGAAAACCTGCACCGGGTGGAGCGGGCCTCTCACCGCGCGGCGGCCCTGCTAAAGCAGATGCTTTTCTACCTGGGCAAGGGCCCCTTCTCCTCGGAACCGATCGACCTTAACCTGCTGTTGGAGGAAATGGCGGAGATGCTGCAGGCTGCCATCTCGAAGAAGGCGACACTGCGCCTGGAGTCCTCCCGGCCGCTGGGCCTTTTCTCCGCAGACCCGGTCCAGATGCGCCAGGTGGTGATGAACCTGGTCCTGAACGCCTCGGAGTCGCTCAGAAACGAAGTAGGCAAGATCAAGATCTCCACCTCACAGAAGCATTACCAGCAGGAAGAGCTTGCGGAATTCCGCGGCAGCGAGGAACTCGCACCCGGATCGTACATCCGCCTCTCGGTAAGCGACACCGGGTACGGGATGGACAAGGAAACCAGGGCCCGGTTCTTCGAGCGCCTCTTCCCGGATACTGGACGTGGGTTGGGGATGGCCGCCGTCATGGGCGTGGTCAGAGGGCTAAGGGGTGGGGTGCGGCTGCAAAGCGACGTAGGAAAGGGATCCACCTTCACTCTGCTCTTCCCCGTGGACGAGGATGTGCCGACGGCAGCCCCGACCACGAAGCCTGACGGCGAACCGATGGGGATGGGACCGGTGCTACTTGTAGACGACGAGGAGGAGGTCTGCCAGTTGGTCGGCGCCATGCTGGAGCGGCTGGGGTACGAGGTGATCACCGCCCGCGACGGACATTCCGCTCTAGGGCTCTACCTGCAGCGCGACGACTACGCCTTCGTCATGCTCGATCTCACCATGCCTGTGATGGACGGCGAGGAGACCTACGAGCAGCTGCGCGGCATCGACCCCACGGTAAAGGTCATCATAACAAGCGGTTACAGTGAAAAGGAAGTCGCACGCCGCTTCGAGGGGAAGGGTGTGAAGGGCGTGCTGCAGAAGCCCTTCGACATGGACGCGCTGCGCAAGGTCATCGGCTAG